The following are from one region of the Veillonella nakazawae genome:
- a CDS encoding LTA synthase family protein: MMNRWQRLFEGIRTEIKVFIFFSALLTAFRIVFLAVFQSQLASVTMENILTSLWLGFRLSLKTVGSLCLLGFLGGTLVHTFVPKWPSLRIKQVIYSIATVLLTFLFLGRIPFYKIFNSSYNAMLINGKNDDIGAIINTAINEYNALMYIVGAVVLSAALCWFLVRFLAWGTKKYSDYANTQLVCTTWYPKTKKTQWITGIGLTVVIGVLGLFFRFGGAFNYTNSINWESAARLSSNLLNETILDDVQALYRVKSIAKRADELEVINLTPQELSEKISAIGGKFNGKDFDGSFTRTITTQRLAEQPQSINIVLGESYGLWPFLAEYNEPGAYLVEQGRKYAASPQAMSTQLALAQGTGTMPAINGLLTGMPDTGLYPNYEGESFKQPYGLGIGSVMKKLGYKTVFWYGGFSTWQNVKNFALSQGFDEFHDASEMPSDESNAWGVADKDMFKAISTYMDQHRGEKILNVIMTTSNHPPYSVNVAKEGYDVNKVKGHLPDTIAETDKQLNEMGHIWYADHVMGEFIASEEKADPSALFVITGDHSERFTFAREVSPNVASTIPIIFYGRGIHKDWLAPNAFGMSIQIIPTLAELVGRPGQTYEAMVPSLFTQEEFVFNHRLYLDNNGKLMEQGTNMPQAYGEVIKNMRELAAWRIKHGDSIQ; this comes from the coding sequence ATGATGAACCGATGGCAACGATTATTTGAAGGCATACGAACAGAGATTAAGGTATTTATCTTTTTCTCTGCCTTGTTGACTGCATTTAGAATCGTGTTTCTTGCAGTATTCCAATCACAGCTAGCATCTGTGACGATGGAGAATATCCTTACGTCCTTATGGCTAGGCTTTAGATTGAGCCTCAAGACCGTCGGTTCTTTGTGTTTATTGGGATTTTTAGGGGGCACATTGGTGCATACTTTTGTACCAAAATGGCCATCCTTGCGCATTAAACAGGTTATCTATTCTATTGCAACGGTACTATTAACCTTCTTATTCTTGGGGCGCATTCCGTTCTACAAGATCTTTAACTCCTCTTATAATGCAATGCTCATTAATGGTAAGAACGATGATATCGGTGCCATTATCAATACAGCCATCAATGAATATAATGCATTGATGTACATCGTAGGCGCTGTTGTGTTGAGTGCAGCCCTTTGCTGGTTCCTCGTTCGTTTCTTGGCGTGGGGTACAAAGAAATATAGCGATTACGCTAATACTCAACTAGTTTGTACTACGTGGTACCCTAAGACGAAGAAAACGCAATGGATCACAGGCATTGGATTGACTGTGGTTATTGGCGTATTAGGACTATTCTTTAGATTTGGTGGTGCCTTTAACTATACAAATTCCATCAACTGGGAAAGTGCGGCACGCCTCAGTTCTAATCTATTAAATGAAACCATCCTTGATGATGTGCAGGCTCTCTATCGCGTTAAAAGCATTGCAAAGCGTGCAGATGAGCTTGAGGTCATCAATTTAACACCTCAAGAATTGAGTGAAAAAATTAGTGCCATCGGTGGTAAGTTTAACGGTAAGGATTTTGATGGTTCTTTCACAAGAACGATTACAACTCAACGTTTAGCAGAGCAACCGCAATCTATTAATATCGTTCTCGGTGAATCCTATGGTTTATGGCCATTCCTTGCTGAATACAATGAACCTGGTGCCTATCTCGTTGAACAAGGCCGTAAATATGCTGCCAGCCCTCAAGCGATGAGCACACAGCTAGCACTTGCCCAAGGTACAGGTACGATGCCTGCTATCAACGGTTTATTGACTGGCATGCCTGATACAGGTCTATATCCTAACTATGAAGGTGAAAGCTTCAAACAACCGTACGGCTTAGGCATTGGTTCTGTTATGAAAAAACTAGGCTACAAAACAGTATTCTGGTACGGTGGTTTTAGTACATGGCAAAATGTTAAGAACTTTGCCTTGTCTCAAGGCTTTGACGAATTCCATGATGCGTCTGAAATGCCAAGCGATGAAAGCAATGCGTGGGGCGTAGCGGATAAGGATATGTTTAAAGCCATCTCCACGTACATGGATCAACATAGAGGGGAAAAAATCCTCAATGTAATTATGACTACATCTAATCATCCTCCATATAGCGTTAACGTCGCTAAAGAGGGCTATGATGTGAACAAGGTAAAAGGCCATTTGCCTGATACAATCGCCGAAACAGATAAGCAATTGAATGAAATGGGTCATATTTGGTATGCAGACCATGTGATGGGCGAGTTCATCGCTAGCGAAGAAAAAGCAGATCCATCGGCGCTCTTTGTTATCACTGGGGACCATAGCGAACGCTTTACCTTTGCTCGTGAAGTAAGTCCTAATGTGGCATCTACCATTCCGATTATCTTCTATGGACGAGGTATTCATAAAGATTGGCTCGCTCCTAATGCATTTGGCATGAGCATTCAAATCATTCCAACCTTGGCAGAACTTGTAGGTCGCCCGGGTCAAACTTATGAAGCCATGGTACCAAGCTTGTTTACACAAGAGGAATTTGTCTTTAACCATAGACTCTATCTAGATAACAATGGAAAACTTATGGAACAAGGTACAAACATGCCTCAAGCCTATGGTGAAGTGATTAAAAACATGCGTGAACTTGCAGCATGGCGTATCAAACATGGGGATAGTATTCAATAA
- a CDS encoding glycosyltransferase family 25 protein, which yields MGSVLGRNMNIVVISDKNNEVRRQNIIKEFSNNDLDFKFFDAIMANKMSKEELATKSIKDTFLSPSEIGCALSHCGVYDEFLKSDEKSIMICEDDIYFTEYFNYDSLLKIKEFLEETDEPRLVVLQKSIYHHKCIRSLRNNVNLYSTRNAFCTHGYMINRAAARNIKMFQTPIRFEIDAFKFYYWLNACKLYCLDKDFIVQLAEDIIPSTVEKNWKDNRKAKKDAAYKELYNQLSLKGKFISQFRRLNKAINKPFESLDY from the coding sequence ATGGGTTCAGTATTGGGGAGAAATATGAACATAGTTGTTATATCAGATAAAAATAATGAAGTACGTAGACAAAATATTATTAAAGAATTTAGTAATAATGATTTAGATTTTAAATTCTTTGATGCTATTATGGCTAATAAGATGTCTAAGGAAGAATTAGCTACAAAATCTATAAAGGATACTTTTTTATCTCCTAGTGAAATTGGATGTGCTTTGAGTCATTGTGGTGTATACGATGAATTTCTTAAGTCTGATGAAAAAAGTATTATGATATGTGAAGATGATATTTATTTTACTGAGTATTTTAATTATGATTCATTACTAAAAATAAAAGAATTTTTAGAAGAAACAGATGAACCTCGTTTAGTGGTCTTACAGAAAAGTATATATCATCATAAATGCATACGAAGTTTGAGAAATAATGTAAATTTATATTCAACACGTAATGCATTCTGTACTCATGGATATATGATTAATAGAGCAGCAGCTAGAAATATTAAAATGTTTCAGACCCCTATAAGATTTGAAATTGATGCATTTAAATTTTATTATTGGTTAAATGCATGTAAGTTATATTGTTTAGATAAAGATTTTATAGTACAACTTGCTGAGGACATAATTCCATCTACCGTAGAAAAAAATTGGAAAGATAATCGTAAAGCAAAAAAAGATGCTGCTTATAAAGAGCTATATAATCAGCTATCTTTAAAAGGTAAATTTATTAGCCAATTCAGAAGATTAAATAAAGCCATTAATAAACCATTTGAATCTTTAGATTATTAA
- a CDS encoding glycosyltransferase family 2 protein: MSSLSVIILARNEEEHITDCIKSIQFADEILVIDDGSTDQTVSLAIGLGAKVIPHPLNGDWSQQRRFGISQAQSEWILFVDSDERVSPELAKSIQRAIQGELKAYWLRRYNLFHHNQATHGVVRPDKVLRLMPREGATVEGAVHEAFISPYPQDTLEGKLYHYTYDNWHQFFEKFNKYTTAAANKYKAQGKSCSFLGDIILRPTWAFFKIYILQGGILDGKIGFLLSIYHMMYTMTKYVKLYYLNKSNGQL, translated from the coding sequence ATGTCATCTTTATCTGTAATCATTTTAGCCAGAAATGAAGAAGAACATATTACAGATTGTATTAAGAGTATTCAATTTGCTGATGAAATCTTAGTTATCGATGATGGTAGTACAGATCAAACCGTATCACTCGCTATTGGGCTGGGTGCAAAGGTCATACCACATCCTTTAAATGGAGATTGGTCACAACAACGACGCTTTGGTATTTCACAAGCTCAGAGTGAATGGATTCTATTTGTCGATTCTGACGAACGTGTATCACCAGAGTTAGCAAAGTCTATTCAACGAGCTATTCAAGGAGAACTGAAGGCTTATTGGCTACGTCGATATAACTTGTTCCATCATAATCAGGCAACTCATGGTGTGGTGAGACCTGATAAGGTGCTACGATTGATGCCTCGAGAGGGTGCAACTGTAGAAGGTGCTGTTCATGAAGCCTTTATCAGCCCGTACCCACAAGATACATTAGAAGGAAAGTTGTATCACTATACGTATGATAATTGGCATCAATTCTTTGAGAAGTTCAATAAGTATACGACGGCAGCAGCTAACAAATACAAGGCACAAGGGAAGTCTTGTAGTTTTTTAGGGGATATTATATTGCGTCCTACATGGGCATTCTTTAAGATATATATTTTGCAAGGCGGCATATTAGATGGGAAAATAGGTTTTCTATTATCTATTTACCATATGATGTACACTATGACGAAATATGTAAAATTATATTATTTAAACAAATCGAATGGGCAATTATAA
- a CDS encoding glycosyltransferase family 4 protein — translation MSIINVVGAKIWGGGEQYVYDICKQLQQRHRTAYILVDQSNEDMQSRYAQVGHVMTANLYTLKGFLSVNAVAKQMKEQGINTIVCHSGKYILFCIALKQLTGAKLVFIKHNLVPGKTDIYHRWINAQVDAFVCVSKLVYDDLMTPAIKDTSKYHVVYNGIDPNRFQSFSDAVPMKYKVRTFGYSARITERKGLYLILSALEQIHQNNPDVRLIISGAGTEDQIKKLKDYIHAHQMHSYVEFIGFTRDIEGLYRSIDCLLLPTITREAFGLVICEAMYCGVPVITSGSGAQREIIDDGESGFIVDPLNEHSLQQAMEHVMSDAVDLPNIITKARQVVEQRFIVNRVADELVTIIDNLHSTDK, via the coding sequence ATGTCTATAATCAATGTTGTAGGCGCCAAAATTTGGGGTGGCGGCGAACAATATGTATATGATATTTGTAAACAATTACAACAGAGACATAGGACTGCCTATATCTTAGTGGACCAATCGAATGAAGATATGCAATCTCGGTATGCCCAAGTGGGCCATGTGATGACTGCCAATCTCTATACCTTAAAGGGTTTTCTATCTGTTAATGCCGTGGCTAAACAGATGAAAGAACAGGGGATTAATACGATTGTATGCCACTCCGGTAAATATATCTTATTCTGTATTGCTCTTAAGCAGTTAACAGGTGCTAAATTGGTATTTATAAAGCATAATCTTGTACCTGGTAAAACAGATATATATCATAGATGGATCAATGCACAAGTAGATGCCTTTGTTTGTGTGTCTAAACTTGTTTATGACGATCTTATGACGCCTGCTATTAAGGATACTAGCAAATACCATGTTGTATATAATGGTATTGATCCGAACCGATTCCAGTCCTTTTCAGATGCTGTTCCCATGAAATATAAGGTTAGAACCTTTGGCTATAGTGCGCGTATAACAGAACGGAAAGGTTTGTATCTGATTTTAAGTGCTCTTGAACAGATTCATCAAAACAATCCCGATGTTCGATTGATTATATCGGGGGCTGGTACAGAGGATCAAATTAAGAAATTAAAAGATTATATACATGCACATCAAATGCATTCTTACGTTGAATTTATAGGCTTTACACGAGATATTGAAGGTTTATATAGATCCATAGATTGCTTACTATTGCCAACGATAACGCGTGAAGCCTTTGGTCTCGTTATTTGTGAGGCTATGTATTGCGGTGTACCAGTCATTACAAGTGGCTCTGGGGCTCAGCGAGAAATCATAGACGATGGTGAATCTGGATTTATTGTAGATCCTTTGAACGAACACAGCTTACAACAAGCTATGGAACATGTGATGAGTGATGCTGTAGACTTGCCAAATATCATCACAAAGGCACGACAAGTTGTGGAACAGCGATTCATTGTTAATCGTGTGGCAGATGAATTAGTTACGATTATAGATAATTTACACTCCACTGATAAGTAA
- a CDS encoding VirK/YbjX family protein — MGYLETQWQRGRKIYGKRSWRETRRTFLHTMRSIRNKREIEALESYFASYTPDPTLLDRQVGLFELMTRYFLFKSSTPQERLEAIINHFDYLKDVFTDEAIREMYSVDPDNIYDDVSRMNRGFIVWESEDLDMVARLYYGPGQRKEGFLTLLLTLGKQGVYHANFRFGKGFNGEPAMWIGTIQGYKDGLDNAKTVTKKMFGYRPKNFIMFLLRHIAVLCKVESIYAVSDEGFYANTHLVRGHRAKVAELDPLWEESGGVVCSDERFFNIPLEEYRKPIEEIKSQKRSQYRKRYELLDQYEQEIQEHLKPLLRVK, encoded by the coding sequence ATGGGATATTTAGAAACACAATGGCAGCGAGGTCGTAAGATTTACGGCAAACGTAGTTGGAGGGAAACGCGACGCACTTTCCTTCATACAATGCGCTCTATCCGCAATAAACGAGAAATAGAGGCTCTAGAGAGCTATTTTGCAAGTTATACACCTGATCCAACATTATTAGACCGTCAAGTTGGTCTATTTGAGTTAATGACGCGATATTTCTTGTTTAAAAGCTCAACACCACAGGAACGATTAGAGGCTATTATTAATCATTTTGATTATTTGAAAGATGTGTTTACAGATGAAGCCATTCGCGAAATGTACTCTGTAGATCCAGATAATATTTATGACGATGTAAGTCGTATGAATCGTGGCTTTATCGTATGGGAATCAGAAGACCTTGATATGGTGGCTCGTTTATATTATGGGCCGGGTCAACGAAAAGAAGGTTTTTTAACCTTGTTGTTAACCTTGGGTAAACAAGGCGTATACCATGCTAACTTCCGCTTTGGTAAAGGTTTTAATGGGGAGCCTGCTATGTGGATTGGCACGATTCAAGGCTATAAAGATGGCCTTGATAATGCTAAAACAGTTACTAAAAAGATGTTTGGGTATCGACCAAAAAACTTTATTATGTTCCTATTACGCCATATTGCGGTTCTTTGTAAGGTCGAATCTATTTATGCCGTATCTGATGAAGGCTTCTATGCAAATACTCATTTAGTTCGCGGTCATCGCGCTAAGGTAGCTGAGCTAGATCCATTGTGGGAGGAATCTGGTGGTGTTGTATGTAGTGATGAACGGTTCTTCAACATTCCATTAGAGGAATATCGTAAACCTATAGAAGAAATTAAATCACAAAAACGTAGCCAATACAGAAAACGCTATGAATTACTCGATCAATATGAGCAAGAGATTCAAGAACATCTGAAACCATTGTTACGTGTAAAATAG
- a CDS encoding O-antigen ligase family protein gives MALGNLLYGLIILMTLITCWYRRYEISVPQSIRQYGWAYLGMLLCVLPSALISTDIAVTTKYFFNIWVWKVLVIVPILLCIKSSRKLYAILSVFFVYMGIDAVSAFAQYVLGYNLGPGGRAGGVIHGSMMGLAMLLTLAFPLALIAAYDKAFPSYLRKSAVFSLFGMLLGMWGNQSRGSWLFNGLNGILITLRYCFVNIRYMLVLLVAVVGIGYAFSSHQDYVARFESTFNISTDGSNLGRIYVWEADKHMIMDHPVTGVGPGLWQKAYREHYKLKQETQDLGHSHNNLLQIASESGLLGLVGFLGFSFFIFCKSLIHYVKSRNPYDLSIMVGFISFLFLFGSIDYTWGNSSGIRIFWIVMGIMIQLKINENHKAI, from the coding sequence ATGGCATTAGGGAATTTACTATATGGCCTCATTATATTGATGACCTTAATAACTTGCTGGTATAGGCGATATGAAATATCTGTACCACAATCGATACGTCAATATGGATGGGCTTATTTAGGCATGTTACTATGTGTATTGCCGTCCGCATTAATTAGCACTGATATAGCGGTGACTACTAAATATTTCTTCAATATTTGGGTTTGGAAGGTATTAGTCATCGTCCCAATTCTGTTATGTATTAAGAGTTCTCGCAAATTATACGCCATATTATCAGTATTTTTTGTGTATATGGGCATCGATGCTGTATCGGCCTTTGCACAATATGTACTGGGCTATAATTTAGGTCCAGGAGGTCGTGCAGGTGGTGTTATTCATGGCTCTATGATGGGGCTCGCCATGTTGTTAACATTGGCCTTTCCATTGGCTTTAATTGCTGCTTATGATAAAGCATTTCCTTCATATCTGAGAAAATCAGCTGTATTCTCTTTATTTGGTATGTTATTGGGGATGTGGGGCAATCAAAGCCGTGGTTCTTGGTTATTTAATGGTCTTAACGGTATACTCATAACATTGCGCTATTGCTTTGTTAATATTCGCTATATGTTGGTACTACTTGTAGCTGTTGTAGGTATAGGATATGCATTTAGTAGTCATCAAGACTATGTAGCTCGTTTTGAAAGCACTTTTAATATAAGTACAGATGGTTCAAATTTGGGCCGTATTTATGTATGGGAAGCAGATAAGCATATGATTATGGATCATCCTGTAACAGGTGTTGGTCCTGGATTATGGCAAAAAGCATATCGAGAACACTATAAATTAAAACAAGAAACTCAAGATCTAGGCCATTCTCATAATAATCTATTGCAAATAGCCTCTGAATCTGGTCTATTAGGCCTCGTTGGATTCTTAGGATTTTCATTCTTTATATTCTGTAAATCTTTGATACATTATGTTAAATCAAGAAACCCTTATGATTTATCAATAATGGTAGGCTTTATTAGCTTTTTGTTCTTGTTTGGATCTATAGATTATACGTGGGGAAATTCATCGGGCATTCGCATATTTTGGATTGTTATGGGCATCATGATTCAATTGAAAATAAATGAGAATCACAAGGCTATTTAG
- the wbaP gene encoding undecaprenyl-phosphate galactose phosphotransferase WbaP encodes MNSYGYNNHNKLLVSKFIVLIADYISIVLGTLAAYHLRLNLPFLPVSPHFKVDEIYVYGIIPLVFLAILLLNNAYSVVSPYWDTMKNLFRSITIGVVVSIVLMYTGHVINDVSRLFVIFAYLFMLLFIFSSRFIVGKILSKAGYLNIPVLLVGAGKTAELVKKSLDRMPIATYKIIGYVDDNPKSSTIAKEYPCLGAFSDVEHVIKDTGVQTVLICAPGLEPKKLVSLVNQLQLLVKRVAFVPELFGLPASNITARGMMEEQAVVLRVQNNLARKSNRIMKRIFDIVATVCGGILILPILAIIALLIYLDSPGPIVFGHKRVGQGGKEFPCYKFRSMVPNAQEALEVYLKENPAAREEWERDFKLKDDPRVTRIGKFLRKTSLDELPQLWNVLVGDMSLVGPRPIVRDEIVKYGDYINDFYLVPPGITGVWQVSGRSDTTYEERVLMDSWYVHNWSVWIDIVYLLKTVLAVVKSKGAY; translated from the coding sequence ATGAATAGTTATGGATATAATAATCACAACAAGTTGCTTGTTAGTAAATTTATAGTACTTATAGCTGATTATATTTCTATTGTGCTAGGCACATTAGCAGCTTATCATTTGCGGTTAAATTTGCCATTTTTACCGGTGAGTCCACATTTTAAGGTAGATGAAATCTATGTATATGGCATTATACCTCTTGTGTTTCTAGCCATATTACTTCTTAATAATGCATACTCAGTAGTATCTCCTTATTGGGATACGATGAAGAACCTATTCCGCAGTATCACTATTGGCGTCGTTGTATCCATTGTACTCATGTACACAGGTCATGTAATCAACGATGTATCTCGACTCTTTGTTATCTTTGCCTATTTATTTATGCTACTCTTTATCTTTAGTAGTCGTTTTATTGTAGGCAAGATTCTCTCAAAGGCAGGATATTTAAATATACCAGTTTTATTAGTTGGTGCAGGTAAAACAGCAGAGCTCGTAAAGAAATCCTTAGATCGCATGCCGATTGCTACGTACAAGATTATTGGTTATGTAGATGATAATCCTAAATCCTCTACTATTGCTAAAGAATATCCATGTTTAGGTGCTTTTTCTGATGTTGAACATGTTATCAAAGATACAGGTGTACAAACAGTTCTTATTTGTGCACCAGGGCTAGAACCTAAAAAGTTAGTATCATTGGTCAATCAATTGCAATTATTGGTAAAACGCGTAGCCTTTGTGCCTGAGTTATTTGGTTTGCCAGCAAGTAATATTACGGCTCGGGGCATGATGGAAGAGCAAGCCGTTGTATTGCGCGTACAAAATAACTTGGCTCGCAAGTCTAACCGCATTATGAAGCGCATCTTTGATATTGTAGCTACTGTATGTGGGGGCATATTGATTTTGCCAATACTTGCTATAATAGCTTTGTTAATCTATCTAGATTCTCCAGGGCCTATCGTATTTGGTCATAAGCGCGTTGGCCAAGGTGGTAAAGAGTTCCCATGCTATAAATTCCGCTCCATGGTGCCGAATGCACAAGAGGCATTGGAGGTATATTTGAAAGAAAATCCTGCAGCTCGTGAAGAATGGGAACGAGATTTCAAATTGAAAGATGATCCTCGTGTTACTCGTATTGGTAAATTCCTTCGCAAAACAAGCCTTGATGAATTGCCACAATTGTGGAATGTTCTCGTTGGTGATATGAGCCTCGTAGGTCCACGTCCTATCGTGCGCGATGAAATCGTAAAATACGGCGACTATATCAACGACTTTTACCTTGTACCACCAGGAATTACCGGTGTATGGCAAGTTAGCGGTCGTAGCGATACTACCTATGAAGAGCGTGTATTAATGGACTCTTGGTATGTTCATAACTGGTCCGTGTGGATCGATATTGTATATCTTTTGAAAACTGTGTTGGCTGTTGTTAAGTCGAAAGGGGCCTATTAG
- a CDS encoding acyltransferase family protein: MKGIAILLVVLGHSVPDQASASGIASYPLYLIRTIIYSFHMPVFFFVAGYFMHIPLKEGFQKFVKDKSIRLMVPYFTIGLLYFPFKLALSKFANQQINPQDIWKILIGINPDGELWFLYCLFFISILIALLVKRVNLGLLIGSFLIGMLSDVLNIFSIAMISEILYFQFFFILGLYIKKYALLDYMKSAGIALISMVIFGVGNYALLHDINVFKILTLVTAVSGITITYYIANQISSRIGLYKTLLIFLGTVSMDVYIFSDIVKIPFRIVLWSKLGLYYEAFIVCFLASTILSILIGHILRKNYYSRLLCLGMKK; encoded by the coding sequence ATGAAGGGGATTGCAATTTTGCTTGTTGTTTTAGGGCATTCTGTTCCAGACCAAGCAAGTGCTAGTGGTATTGCTAGTTATCCTCTATATTTGATACGAACTATAATTTATAGCTTCCATATGCCTGTATTTTTCTTTGTAGCTGGCTATTTTATGCATATACCTTTGAAAGAGGGCTTCCAGAAATTCGTAAAAGATAAAAGTATACGGTTAATGGTTCCTTATTTTACTATTGGTTTATTGTATTTCCCTTTCAAATTAGCTTTATCAAAATTTGCAAATCAGCAAATTAATCCACAAGATATATGGAAAATATTAATAGGTATCAATCCTGATGGAGAACTATGGTTTTTATATTGTTTGTTCTTCATTTCAATCTTGATTGCCTTATTGGTTAAACGTGTAAATTTAGGTTTACTAATTGGATCTTTCCTTATTGGAATGCTATCTGATGTATTAAATATCTTTTCTATAGCTATGATATCGGAGATATTGTACTTCCAATTCTTCTTTATCTTGGGATTATATATAAAGAAATATGCGCTATTGGATTATATGAAGTCCGCAGGAATAGCCCTTATATCTATGGTGATTTTTGGTGTAGGTAATTATGCATTACTACATGATATTAATGTGTTTAAAATACTTACTCTTGTAACAGCAGTTTCGGGCATTACTATTACATACTATATAGCTAACCAAATCTCATCTAGAATCGGATTATATAAAACACTACTAATCTTTTTAGGCACTGTCTCAATGGATGTTTATATCTTTAGTGATATCGTTAAGATTCCATTCAGAATTGTACTTTGGTCTAAATTAGGATTGTATTATGAAGCTTTTATTGTATGCTTCTTAGCATCTACAATTCTATCTATCTTGATAGGTCATATTTTAAGAAAAAATTATTATTCACGATTGCTATGTCTTGGAATGAAAAAATAA
- the glf gene encoding UDP-galactopyranose mutase, producing MKKQFDYLVVGAGPFGAVFAHEAHKRGKSVLVIDRRNHIAGNLYCESKDDINIHVYGAHIFHTSLKHVWDYVNQFAEFNHYVNSPVANYKGEMYNLPFNMNTFSKMWNIRTPKEAQDIITKQRSAITSEPKNLEEQAISLVGTDIYEKLIKGYTEKQWGRKCSELPAFIIKRLPVRYTYDNNYFNDRFQGIPMGGYTKMIERMLEGIEVRLGVDFLKHRDEYEALADTIIYTGPIDEYFDYSEGVLEYRGLHFETERLEEENHQGVAVVNYTEGEIPYTRIIEHKHFEFGTQPVTYVTKEYPKDWKIGEEAYYPVNDVKNLDLYAKYVKKAETISNVIFGGRLGEYKYYDMDKVIASALALVEKELA from the coding sequence ATGAAAAAACAATTTGATTATTTAGTAGTTGGGGCTGGTCCATTTGGTGCTGTATTTGCCCATGAGGCGCACAAGCGTGGTAAATCTGTACTTGTTATCGATCGCCGTAATCATATAGCAGGTAATCTGTACTGTGAAAGCAAAGACGATATTAACATTCACGTCTATGGTGCGCATATTTTCCATACATCCTTAAAGCATGTGTGGGATTATGTGAATCAATTTGCTGAGTTCAATCACTATGTAAATAGCCCTGTAGCAAACTATAAAGGTGAAATGTACAATTTGCCTTTTAATATGAATACCTTCTCCAAAATGTGGAATATTCGAACTCCTAAAGAGGCACAGGACATCATTACCAAGCAACGATCTGCTATTACAAGTGAACCTAAGAACCTAGAAGAGCAAGCTATTAGCCTTGTAGGTACAGATATCTACGAAAAGCTCATCAAAGGCTATACGGAAAAACAATGGGGCCGTAAATGTTCAGAATTGCCAGCTTTCATTATTAAACGTTTACCTGTCCGTTATACATACGATAACAATTACTTTAATGACCGTTTCCAAGGCATTCCTATGGGCGGTTATACGAAGATGATTGAACGCATGTTAGAGGGTATTGAAGTCCGCCTAGGTGTAGACTTCCTCAAACATCGCGATGAATATGAAGCCTTGGCAGATACAATCATCTATACAGGTCCTATTGATGAGTATTTTGATTACTCTGAAGGTGTATTGGAATATCGTGGTCTTCACTTTGAAACTGAACGTCTTGAAGAGGAAAACCATCAAGGTGTTGCCGTTGTGAACTATACGGAAGGGGAAATTCCGTATACTCGTATTATTGAGCATAAGCATTTTGAATTTGGCACACAACCTGTTACATATGTAACAAAAGAATATCCAAAAGACTGGAAAATTGGCGAAGAGGCCTATTATCCAGTGAATGATGTAAAGAACTTAGATCTTTACGCAAAATATGTTAAAAAAGCGGAAACGATTTCTAATGTTATCTTTGGTGGTCGTTTAGGGGAATATAAATATTACGATATGGATAAGGTTATTGCTAGTGCCTTGGCATTAGTAGAAAAGGAGTTAGCCTAA